The Solanum lycopersicum chromosome 6, SLM_r2.1 genome has a window encoding:
- the LOC101244881 gene encoding probable 2-oxoglutarate-dependent dioxygenase AOP1 yields MGSENMKLPKIDFSHEDLKPDTLVWNQVKSQVHKALVEYGCFEASFDKIPIHLRKSIFESLQELFDLPLQTKLKNISKKPFHGYVGQYPQVPLYESMGIDDANIPHKAEKFTQILWPQGNPTFCKTIQSYSEQLSELDQTIRRMIVESLGVEKYMDEHMNSTSYLLRVMKYKGPQSSETKVGLNAHTDKNIVTILYQNEVSGLEVLTKDGKWINVDPTPDTFTVMIGDSLYAWANGRLHSPYHRVMMRGNEARYSVGLFSIPKAGYTIKAPEELVDEEHSLLFKPFDHVEFLDFYYTEEGQRCASALKTYCGV; encoded by the exons ATGGGTTCTGAAAATATGAAGCTTCCAAAAATAGACTTTTCTCATGAAGATCTAAAGCCAGACACACTTGTATGGAATCAAGTGAAAAGCCAAGTACACAAAGCATTAGTAGAATATGGTTGTTTTGAAGCTTCCTTTGATAAAATTCCAATACATCTTAGAAAATCCATTTTTGAATCCTTACAAGAGCTTTTTGATCTTCCTTTACAAACCAaacttaaaaacatttcaaaaaaacCATTCCATGGCTATGTTGGACAATATCCTCAAGTTCCACTCTATGAAAGTATGGGCATTGATGATGCTAATATTCCTCATAAAGCTGAAAAATTCACTCAAATTCTGTGGCCTCAAGGAAATCCTactttttg CAAGACTATTCAGTCATACTCAGAGCAACTATCAGAATTAGATCAAACAATAAGGAGAATGATTGTGGAGAGTTTAGGGGTCGAAAAATACATGGATGAACATATGAATTCAACTAGTTACCTTCTTCGAGTGATGAAGTATAAAGGACCCCAAAGCAGTGAAACTAAAGTAGGACTAAATGCTCACACAGACAAGAATATTGTTACtatattatatcaaaatgaaGTGAGTGGTCTTGAAGTTTTGACCAAAGATGGAAAATGGATCAATGTTGATCCTACACCAGACACTTTTACCGTCATGATTGGAGACTCTTTATAC GCATGGGCAAATGGTCGATTGCATTCTCCGTATCATAGAGTAATGATGAGAGGAAATGAAGCAAGGTATTCAGTTGGATTGTTTTCAATACCTAAAGCTGGATATACAATAAAGGCACCAGAAGAGTTGGTAGATGAAGAACATTCTTTACTCTTTAAGCCCTTTGATCATGTTGAATTCCTTGATTTTTACTATACTGAAGAAGGTCAAAGATGTGCATCTGCTTTGAAAACGTATTGTGGTGTCtga
- the LOC101244593 gene encoding probable 2-oxoglutarate-dependent dioxygenase AOP1, with the protein MNCENIKLPKIDFSHEDLKPGTLVWNQVKSQVHKALVEYGCFEASFYKIPIHLKKSIFESLQEIFDLPLQTKLENISTKPFHGYVGQFPSLPLFESMGIDDANIPRKADEFAQILWPQGNPSFCKTIQSYSEQLSELDQTVRRMVLESLGLEKYMDEHMNSTNFVLQLMKYNTPQSNTETEIGVSAHTDKSIATILYQNQINGLQVMNKNGQWINVEPTQDTFTVMIGDSLHAWTNGRMHAPYHRVMMRGNKARYSVGLFSVPKGDYTIKAPKEMVDEENPLLYKPFDLHGLLAFTNTEEGMRCESALKTYCGL; encoded by the exons ATGAATTGTGAAAACATCAAGCTTCCTAAAATAGACTTTTCTCATGAAGACCTAAAGCCAGGCACACTTGTATGGAACCAAGTGAAAAGCCAAGTCCACAAAGCACTAGTAGAATATGGTTGTTTTGAAGCATCCTTTTATAAAATTCCAATACACCTTAAAAAATCCATTTTTGAATCTTTACAAGAGATTTTTGATCTCCCTTTACAAACCAAACTTGAAAACATTTCAACCAAACCCTTCCATGGCTACGTTGGACAATTTCCTTCGCTTCCACTCTTTGAAAGTATGGGCATTGATGATGCTAACATTCCGCGTAAAGCTGATGAATTCGCTCAAATTTTATGGCCCCAAGGAAATCCTTCTTTCTG TAAAACTATTCAGTCATACTCTGAGCAACTATCAGAGTTAGATCAGACAGTAAGGAGAATGGTTTTGGAGAGCTTAGGTTTAGAAAAGTACATGGATGAGCATATGAATTCAACCAATTTCGTTCTTCAATTGATGAAGTATAACACACCTCAAAGCAATACTGAGACTGAAATAGGAGTAAGTGCTCATACAGACAAGAGCATTGCTACTATACTCTACCAAAATCAGATAAACGGTCTTCAAGTTATGAACAAAAATGGACAGTGGATCAATGTTGAACCTACACAAGACACTTTTACCGTCATGATTGGAGACTCTCTACAT GCATGGACAAATGGTCGAATGCATGCACCATATCATAGAGTGATGATGAGGGGAAACAAAGCAAGATACTCAGTTGGTTTGTTTTCAGTACCTAAAGGTGACTACACAATAAAGGCACCAAAAGAGATGGTAGATGAAGAGAATCCTCTACTATATAAGCCCTTTGATCTTCATGGACTTCTTGCTTTCACCAACACTGAAGAAGGCATGAGATGTGAATCTGCTTTGAAGACTTATTGTGGACtttaa
- the LOC138349402 gene encoding uncharacterized protein: protein METNEAVIDTHTSATFIDSNRPKDQLGIDYHHPLYLHASDAPSSMSIGIPLVGMENYSIWREAMQLSLLTRNKLGFVDGSISRGTYGPAYELMWDRCNAIVKSWIMHNVSRDLINGVLFRSSAHMGTSSVSTYYSKLKDLCDEYDSLMPPPCCLCMVLQDENQKLTSGSGGMDPTALFTARGSNNKPKKYGVECDFCHVQGHTRDKCFKLMKCSHCQLTSNLKEKCYKLIGYPPDFKSRRKDLHAGSNLVQAEGEQNASAYMAGISSHTSEVNPN, encoded by the exons ATGGAGACTAATGAAGCTGTCATTGATACTCATACCAGTGCTACTTTCATTGATTCTAATCGACCTAAGGATCAGCTTGGTATTGATTACCATCATCCTCTGTATCTTCATGCTTCCGATGCTCCTAGCTCAATGTCAATTGGTATACCACTTGTTGGGATGGAGAACTACTCAATCTGGCGTGAAGCTATGCAACTCTCATTGTTGACTCGTAACAAGCTTGGTTTTGTAGATGGATCTATTAGCAGAGGTACTTATGGACCTGCGTATGAATTGATGTGGGATCGTTGTAATGCAATTGTAAAGTCATGGATTATGCACAATGTGAGTCGAGATCTGATTAATGGAGTGCTTTTTCGATCTAGTGCTCATATG GGTACTTCATCTGTTTCTACATACTACTCCAAATTGAAGGATCTTTGCGATGAGTATGATTCGTTGATGCCTCCACCTTGTT GCTTATGCATGGTATTACAAGATGAAAATCAAAAACTAACATCAGGTAGTGGAGGTATGGATCCTACTGCTTTATTCACTGCTAGAGGTTCAAACAATAAGCCTAAGAAATATGGAGTGGAATGTGACTTTTGTCATGTCCAAGGACACACTAGGGATAAGTGTTTCAAATTAATGAAATGTAGCCATTGTCAACTTACTAGTAATTTGAAGGAGAAATGTTATAAGTTGATAGGTTATCCACCTGATTTTAAATCAAGAAGAAAGGATCTACATGCTGGTAGCAATCTGGTACAGGCTGAAGGGGAACAGAATGCTAGTGCATACATGGCAGGTATATCCTCTCATACATCTGAAGTTAATCCTAATTAG